From a single Myotis daubentonii chromosome 5, mMyoDau2.1, whole genome shotgun sequence genomic region:
- the LOC132234415 gene encoding ATP-dependent translocase ABCB1-like has translation MRLELEEYIIMEMEAHPFLFDCSISENIAYGDNSWMVSKEEIVRAAKEANIHHFIETLPDKYNIRVGDKGTQLSGGQKQRIAIARALVRQPRILLLDEATSALDTESEKVVQEALDKAREGRTCIVIAQRLSTIQNADLIVVFQNGKIREHGTHQQLLAQKGIYFSMVSVQAGAKRS, from the exons ATGAGACTAGAGCTAGAAGAATATATTATTATGGAGATGG aaGCACACCCCTTCCTGTTTGACTGCAGCATCAGCGAGAACATTGCCTACGGAGACAACAGCTGGATGGTGTCAAAGGAAGAGATTGTGCGGGCCGCCAAGGAGGCCAACATCCACCACTTCATTGAGACGTTGCCTGACAAATATAACATCAGAGTAGGCGACAAAGGAACCCAGCTCTCCGGCGGCCAGAAGCAGCGCATTGCCATCGCACGTGCTCTGGTGAGACAGCCACGCATTTTgcttctggacgaagccacatCAGCTCTGGACACAGAGAGTGAAAAGGTTGTCCAAGAAGCCCTGGACAAAGCCAGAGAAGGCCGCACCTGCATTGTGATCGCTCAACGcctgtccaccatccagaacgcAGACCTGATAGTGGTGTTTCAGAACGGCAAGATCAGGGAGCACGGCACCCATCAGCAGCTGCTTGCACAGAAGGGCATCTACTTCTCCATGGTCAGCGTCCAAGCTGGGGCCAAGCGCTCGTGA